A single genomic interval of Theropithecus gelada isolate Dixy chromosome 16, Tgel_1.0, whole genome shotgun sequence harbors:
- the EME1 gene encoding crossover junction endonuclease EME1 isoform X1 — MALRKSSPSRDSGDSDSEELPTFAFLKKEPSSTKRRQPEREEKIVVVDISDSEASCPPTPGLLSPPVSDTAETVTQTQPVRLLSSESEDEEEFIPLAQRLTCKFLTYKQPSPEDSSSPIKSVLDHQNNEGVSCDWKKQPFPKIPGVPLHDTPERSAADNKDLILDPCRQLPAYPSTCPGQSSSLVVTKANSDILPPQKKTKQSQKVQGRGSQGCRQQRQARQKESTLRRQERKNAALVTRMKAQRPEECLKHVIVVLDPVLLQMEGGGQLLGALQSMQCPCVIEAQAVPCSVTWRRRAGPSEDGEDWVEEPTVLVLLRAETFVSMIYNGKQGSLDSTMKGKETFQGFVTDITARTAGKALSLVIVDQEKCFSLELLSFDFLPCTSTQNPPSRGKQGTNKQTKEKQRKQPEASIGSMVSRVDAEEALVDLQLHTEAQAQIVQSWKELADFTCAFTKAVAETPFKKLRDETTFSFCVESDWAGGVKVDRAGRGLALVWRRQIQQLNRVSLETASAVVDAYPSPQLLVQAYRQCFSEQERQNLLADIQVRRGEGVTSTSRRIGPELSRRIYLQMTTLQPHLSLDSAD, encoded by the exons ATGGCTCTAAGGAAGTCATCACCCTCACGAGATTCTGGTGATAGTGACTCTGAGGAGTTGCCAACATTCGCCTTTCTGAAGAAGGAACCATCTTCAACAAAGAGGAGACAGcctgagagggaggagaagaTTGTAGTGGTTGACATCTCAGATTCTGAAGCCTCCTGTCCTCCAACACCAGGGTTACTTTCACCACCTGTGTCAGACACAGCTGAAACTGTCACACAAACGCAGCCAGTCAGGTTGCTAAGCAGTGAAAGTGAAGATGAAGAAGAATTTATTCCTCTGGCTCAAAGGCTTACATGTAAGTTTCTGACCTACAAGCAACCGAGCCCTGAGGACTCTAGCTCCCCAATTAAAAGTGTTTTGGATCATCAAAATAATGAAGGTGTATCATGTGACTGGAAAAAGCAGCCCTTTCCAAAGATCCCTGGAGTTCCTCTCCATGATACCCCAGAGAGGAGTGCAGCAGATAACAAGGACCTGATCTTAGATCCATGCCGTCAGCTTCCAGCCTACCCCTCTACCTGCCCTGGCCAGAGCAGCAGCTTGGTAGTAACCAAAGCAAATTCTGATATCCTCCCACCACAGAAGAAAACCAAGCAGAGTCAGAAGGTCCAGGGAAGAGGCTCACAGGGATGCCGGCAGCAGAGACAAGCAAGGCAGAAGGAAAGCACCCTGAGAcgacaggaaagaaagaatgcaGCACTGGTTACCAGGATGAAAGCCCAGAGGCCAGAGGAATGCTTAAAACACGTCATTGTGGTGCTGGATCCAG TGCTTTTACAGATGGAAGGTGGGGGCCAGCTCCTGGGAGCACTGCAGTCCATGCAGTGCCCCTGTGTGATTGAGGCGCAGGCTGTGCCTTGCAGTGTCACTTGGAGGAGAAGGGCTGGGCCGTCTGAG GACGGAGAGGACTGGGTAGAGGAGCCAACAGTTCTGGTGCTGCTCCGGGCAGAGACATTTGTGTCCATGATCTACAATGGAAAGCAG GGAAGCCTGGACAGCACTATGAAAGGGAAGGAAACGTTTCAGGGCTTTGTAACTGACATCACAGCAAGGACAGCAGGGAAAGCTCTGTCACTGGTGATTGTGGATCAGGAGAAATGCTTCAG CCTGGAGCTGCTGTCCTTTGATTTCCTCCCCTGCACCAGCACTCAGAATCCTCCAAGCAGAGGGAAACAGGGAACAAATAAACAGACCAAGGAGAAGCAACGGAAACAACCAGAGGCCAGCATAGGGTCCATGGTATCCAGGGTAGACGCTGAAGAG GCATTGGTGGATCTGCAGCTACACACAGAAGCCCAGGCTCAAATTGTGCAGAGCTGGAAAGAACTGGCTGACTTCACATGTGCATTCACAAAGGCTGTGGCTGAGACGCCCTTCAA GAAACTCCGAGATGAAACTACCTTCTCCTTCTGTGTGGAGAGTGACTGGGCTGGAGGGGTGAAGGTGGACCGTGCTGGCAGGGGTCTCGCACTGGTCTGGAGGAGACAGATTCAGCAGCTGAACCGAGTCAGCCTGGAAACGGCCAGTGCAGTTGTGGATGCCTATCCCTCCCCACAGCTCCTGGTACAG GCTTATCGGCAGTGTTTTTCGGAGCAAGAACGCCAGAATTTGCTTGCAGACATACAGGTGCGCCGTGGGGAAGGTGTGACATCCACTTCTCGCCGCATTGGACCAGAGCTATCCAGGCGTATCTACCTTCAGATGACCACTTTACAGCCACATCTCTCTTTAGATAGTGCTGACTGA
- the EME1 gene encoding crossover junction endonuclease EME1 isoform X2 codes for MALRKSSPSRDSGDSDSEELPTFAFLKKEPSSTKRRQPEREEKIVVVDISDSEASCPPTPGLLSPPVSDTAETVTQTQPVRLLSSESEDEEEFIPLAQRLTCKFLTYKQPSPEDSSSPIKSVLDHQNNEGVSCDWKKQPFPKIPGVPLHDTPERSAADNKDLILDPCRQLPAYPSTCPGQSSSLVVTKANSDILPPQKKTKQSQKVQGRGSQGCRQQRQARQKESTLRRQERKNAALVTRMKAQRPEECLKHVIVVLDPVLLQMEGGGQLLGALQSMQCPCVIEAQAVPCSVTWRRRAGPSEDGEDWVEEPTVLVLLRAETFVSMIYNGKQGSLDSTMKGKETFQGFVTDITARTAGKALSLVIVDQEKCFSTQNPPSRGKQGTNKQTKEKQRKQPEASIGSMVSRVDAEEALVDLQLHTEAQAQIVQSWKELADFTCAFTKAVAETPFKKLRDETTFSFCVESDWAGGVKVDRAGRGLALVWRRQIQQLNRVSLETASAVVDAYPSPQLLVQAYRQCFSEQERQNLLADIQVRRGEGVTSTSRRIGPELSRRIYLQMTTLQPHLSLDSAD; via the exons ATGGCTCTAAGGAAGTCATCACCCTCACGAGATTCTGGTGATAGTGACTCTGAGGAGTTGCCAACATTCGCCTTTCTGAAGAAGGAACCATCTTCAACAAAGAGGAGACAGcctgagagggaggagaagaTTGTAGTGGTTGACATCTCAGATTCTGAAGCCTCCTGTCCTCCAACACCAGGGTTACTTTCACCACCTGTGTCAGACACAGCTGAAACTGTCACACAAACGCAGCCAGTCAGGTTGCTAAGCAGTGAAAGTGAAGATGAAGAAGAATTTATTCCTCTGGCTCAAAGGCTTACATGTAAGTTTCTGACCTACAAGCAACCGAGCCCTGAGGACTCTAGCTCCCCAATTAAAAGTGTTTTGGATCATCAAAATAATGAAGGTGTATCATGTGACTGGAAAAAGCAGCCCTTTCCAAAGATCCCTGGAGTTCCTCTCCATGATACCCCAGAGAGGAGTGCAGCAGATAACAAGGACCTGATCTTAGATCCATGCCGTCAGCTTCCAGCCTACCCCTCTACCTGCCCTGGCCAGAGCAGCAGCTTGGTAGTAACCAAAGCAAATTCTGATATCCTCCCACCACAGAAGAAAACCAAGCAGAGTCAGAAGGTCCAGGGAAGAGGCTCACAGGGATGCCGGCAGCAGAGACAAGCAAGGCAGAAGGAAAGCACCCTGAGAcgacaggaaagaaagaatgcaGCACTGGTTACCAGGATGAAAGCCCAGAGGCCAGAGGAATGCTTAAAACACGTCATTGTGGTGCTGGATCCAG TGCTTTTACAGATGGAAGGTGGGGGCCAGCTCCTGGGAGCACTGCAGTCCATGCAGTGCCCCTGTGTGATTGAGGCGCAGGCTGTGCCTTGCAGTGTCACTTGGAGGAGAAGGGCTGGGCCGTCTGAG GACGGAGAGGACTGGGTAGAGGAGCCAACAGTTCTGGTGCTGCTCCGGGCAGAGACATTTGTGTCCATGATCTACAATGGAAAGCAG GGAAGCCTGGACAGCACTATGAAAGGGAAGGAAACGTTTCAGGGCTTTGTAACTGACATCACAGCAAGGACAGCAGGGAAAGCTCTGTCACTGGTGATTGTGGATCAGGAGAAATGCTTCAG CACTCAGAATCCTCCAAGCAGAGGGAAACAGGGAACAAATAAACAGACCAAGGAGAAGCAACGGAAACAACCAGAGGCCAGCATAGGGTCCATGGTATCCAGGGTAGACGCTGAAGAG GCATTGGTGGATCTGCAGCTACACACAGAAGCCCAGGCTCAAATTGTGCAGAGCTGGAAAGAACTGGCTGACTTCACATGTGCATTCACAAAGGCTGTGGCTGAGACGCCCTTCAA GAAACTCCGAGATGAAACTACCTTCTCCTTCTGTGTGGAGAGTGACTGGGCTGGAGGGGTGAAGGTGGACCGTGCTGGCAGGGGTCTCGCACTGGTCTGGAGGAGACAGATTCAGCAGCTGAACCGAGTCAGCCTGGAAACGGCCAGTGCAGTTGTGGATGCCTATCCCTCCCCACAGCTCCTGGTACAG GCTTATCGGCAGTGTTTTTCGGAGCAAGAACGCCAGAATTTGCTTGCAGACATACAGGTGCGCCGTGGGGAAGGTGTGACATCCACTTCTCGCCGCATTGGACCAGAGCTATCCAGGCGTATCTACCTTCAGATGACCACTTTACAGCCACATCTCTCTTTAGATAGTGCTGACTGA
- the MRPL27 gene encoding 39S ribosomal protein L27, mitochondrial isoform X1: MASVVLPLRTRTAVTSLLSSTPATALAVRYASKKTGGSSRNLGGKSSGKRLGIKKMEGHYVHAGNIIGTQRHFRWHPGAHVGLGKNKCLYALEEGIVRYTKEVYVPHPRNTEAVDLITRLPKGAVLYKTFVHVVPAKPEGTFKLVAML, encoded by the exons ATGGCGTCTGTGGTGCTGCCGCTGAGGACCCGAACAGCTG tTACATCCTTGCTGAGCTCTACTCCTGCTACAGCTCTTGCTGTCAGATATGCATCCAAGAAGACGGGTGGTAGCTCCAGAAACCTTGGTGGAAAGTCATCAGGCAAACGCCTAGGCATTAAGAAAATGGAAG GTCACTATGTTCATGCTGGGAACATCATTGGAACACAGCGCCATTTCCGCTGGCACCCAGGTGCCCAT GTGGGTCTTGGGAAGAATAAATGTCTGTATGCCCTGGAAGAGGGGATAGTCCGCTACACTAAGGAGGTCTACGTGCCTCATCCCAGAAACACGGAGGCTGTGGATCTGATCACCAGGCTGCCCAAGGGTGCTGTACTCTACAAGACTTTTGTCCACGTGGTTCCTGCCAAGCCGGAGGGCACCTTCAAACTGGTAGCTATGCTTTGA
- the MRPL27 gene encoding 39S ribosomal protein L27, mitochondrial isoform X2 translates to MCWASQVCSGPSMVHEVTSLLSSTPATALAVRYASKKTGGSSRNLGGKSSGKRLGIKKMEGHYVHAGNIIGTQRHFRWHPGAHVGLGKNKCLYALEEGIVRYTKEVYVPHPRNTEAVDLITRLPKGAVLYKTFVHVVPAKPEGTFKLVAML, encoded by the exons ATGTGCTGGGCTTCCCAAGTCTGTTCTGGCCCCTCCATGGTGCATGAGG tTACATCCTTGCTGAGCTCTACTCCTGCTACAGCTCTTGCTGTCAGATATGCATCCAAGAAGACGGGTGGTAGCTCCAGAAACCTTGGTGGAAAGTCATCAGGCAAACGCCTAGGCATTAAGAAAATGGAAG GTCACTATGTTCATGCTGGGAACATCATTGGAACACAGCGCCATTTCCGCTGGCACCCAGGTGCCCAT GTGGGTCTTGGGAAGAATAAATGTCTGTATGCCCTGGAAGAGGGGATAGTCCGCTACACTAAGGAGGTCTACGTGCCTCATCCCAGAAACACGGAGGCTGTGGATCTGATCACCAGGCTGCCCAAGGGTGCTGTACTCTACAAGACTTTTGTCCACGTGGTTCCTGCCAAGCCGGAGGGCACCTTCAAACTGGTAGCTATGCTTTGA